One genomic region from Hirundo rustica isolate bHirRus1 chromosome 5, bHirRus1.pri.v3, whole genome shotgun sequence encodes:
- the SLC10A4 gene encoding sodium/bile acid cotransporter 4 produces the protein MASSAQPPAAAGGGGPDGGSLAGGGETFGDRSLSQGLSVLVGLGLCVTMLGLGCAVELGQLGQQLRRPVGLLLALLGQFVAMPLLAFLLALMFALDEVAAVAVLLCGCCPGGNLSNLMSVLVDGDMNLSIIMTASSTLLALFLMPLCLWIYSRHWINTAVVQLLPLGAVSLTLGSTLLPIGLGVLIRYRHPRAADLLVKISLWSLLVTLVVLFILTGTMLGPDLLAQIPASVYAIAVLMPLAGYALGYGLATVFKMPPHCRRTVSLETGCQNVQLCTAILKLTFSPELIGSMYMFPLLYALFQSAEAGLFVLAYKMYGRDSYKQDTLGEEEDTDISYKKLKEEEVADTSYGTVTTEEHNSIQMEPTQTAL, from the exons ATGGCCAGCTCCGCGCAgcccccggcggcggcggggggcggcggcccCGACGGCGGGTCGCTGGCGGGGGGCGGCGAGACCTTCGGGGACCGCTCCCTCAGCCAGGGCCTGAGCgtgctggtggggctggggctctgcGTGAccatgctggggctgggctgcgcCGTGGAGTtggggcagctggggcagcagctccggCGGCCCGTAGGGctgctgctggcgctgctgggACAATTCGTGGCCATGCCGCTGCTGGCCTTCCTCCTCGCCCTCATGTTCGCCCTGGACGAGGTGGCGGCCGTGGCTGTACTGCTGTGCGGCTGCTGCCCCGGAGGCAACCTCTCCAACCTCATGTCGGTGCTCGTCGACGGGGATATGAATCTGAG CATTATCATGACGGCCTCCTCCACGTTGTTGGCCCTATTCCTGATGCCCCTCTGCCTCTGGATCTACAGCCGCCACTGGATCAACACGGCCgtggtgcagctgctgcccctggggGCGGTAAGCCTGACGCTGGGCAGCACCCTGCTGCCCATCGGCCTGGGGGTGCTCATCCGCTACCGGCACCCCCGCGCCGCCGACCTCCTGGTCAAG ATTTCCCTGTGGTCCCTCTTGGTGACTCTGGTGGTCCTGTTCATCCTGACTGGGACTATGCTGGGCCCAGATCTGTTGGCACAGATTCCTGCATCTGTCTACGCCATTGCAGTGCTGATGCCTCTGGCAGGGTACGCCTTGGGATATGGCTTAGCCACGGTCTTTAAAATGCCCCCACACTGCAGGAGAACAGTATCTTTGGAAACAGGGTGCCAAAATGtccagctctgcactgccaTCCTAAAACTCACCTTCTCCCCGGAGCTCATAGGGAGCATGTACATGTTTCCCTTGCTTTATGCGCTTTTTCAGTCAGCAGAAGCGGGACTGTTTGTGCTGGCATATAAAATGTATGGAAGAGACAGCTACAAGCAAGATACACTTGGTGAAGAGGAAGACACAGATATTTCCTACaagaaactgaaggaagagGAGGTAGCTGATACTTCATATGGCACAGTGACTACAGAGGAGCACAATTCCATTCAGATGGAGCCGACTCAGACGGCGCTTTAG